The DNA segment ATCCCTTTATCGTGTCCCCTCATCTCCCAAAAGGACCGTTCTTCCGCTTCCAGACCTATATGGACTGGCTGAGGCAGCCCAGGCCCTTGTCCCTACCCGGCCAGGAGCCCTGCCTGCAGAGGCTGAAACTGGTGCCCGTCTACGCGGGTCTGTTCCTGGCTGTGAACTCTGTTTACCCCCTGTCGTATGTCCGTACGGAAGAGTTCCTGGAGCACAACTACTTCTTCAGGTATTAAACCGTGATTAAAATGGCAGCAAATATATGCATTCCAGtcagaaagttttttttttaaaggttctaaaggtttgaaaaaaaaatcaactaaaagttttcaaaacaatgttttcaaaacaatgttttgaaaggtttgaaaaaagtaaaaaaaaaaaaaaaatagtttctAAAGGTTTTGGAAAATAGGTTTTGAAAagttgaaaatatatttgcaATTTCTTTTAATCTTTTTCATCGTCCCCGGGACAACGTTAATTTGAGCCCTGGTCACAAGGGTTTTGCAGTTGAAGGCAAAATGCATTGATTCATCTTACCACTTTGATTTCTCCTCAGGTGGCTAAAGTCCCAACTCAATTTCGGAGACGAAGAGCTGATCTTTTTGAATTGACAATTCCTTTTATTCgaattctctctcttctctctcacgctTTCCTCAGGTTGTTCTACATGACACTGGTGTTTTTCGTGTTCAGAATGCGTTTCTACGCAGCGTGGTGTGGGGCCGAGGCTGGCTGCATCAGTGCAGGGTTAGGCTGCTACCCAGAGGGGGCGCTGTCCAAACCAGGAGGCGGCCCCACTGTGAACTACAGGTATTGTTTTACTGGATGGTTTGTTGCCACTTAGTAACAGCCAACAAGTTCAGTGTGTTAAGAACTTGATCACAAAATgacaaaacaaatatttttgtgTGTCCAGTTTGGATCCGGATGTTCCTGCCGTGTACGACTTCAAGACCATCCAGAACATTGACTGCTACAACACAGACTTCTGTGTAAAGGTCCGCCACGGGATGCGCTACTGGAACATGACTGTGCAGTGGTGGTTGCATCATTACATCTACCCCAACTCACCCTTCAAAGCTTATACACTCCGGTAAGATCTTTCGCCGTCACCATCGT comes from the Osmerus eperlanus chromosome 7, fOsmEpe2.1, whole genome shotgun sequence genome and includes:
- the mboat7 gene encoding lysophospholipid acyltransferase 7 isoform X2, with the translated sequence MSPDELVYLGILAASIPIGFLFRYLSPPVKQGAALLVGLSITIATCQIHTLHSLLTVLGTWVIIKSNWQMAPALSLGWSFLYLLFFRMVTWFNLPAPTPFANAIQLLLTLKMVSIANEVKSFHEEKKKEVSSFSKSPVIGGLSQEPSLYDIVAYSYCYVGIMTGPFFRFQTYMDWLRQPRPLSLPGQEPCLQRLKLVPVYAGLFLAVNSVYPLSYVRTEEFLEHNYFFRLFYMTLVFFVFRMRFYAAWCGAEAGCISAGLGCYPEGALSKPGGGPTVNYSLDPDVPAVYDFKTIQNIDCYNTDFCVKVRHGMRYWNMTVQWWLHHYIYPNSPFKAYTLR